From the Callithrix jacchus isolate 240 chromosome 22, calJac240_pri, whole genome shotgun sequence genome, the window cggatggatggagGAGTAGAAAAGGAGTGAGGAGAACCGATGGGTGCGTAGAGGGAGGGACAGATTAGTAGGTAGATAAGTGGATGaactggaggaagaagagaatgacaTAtcaatggatgggtagatgaaggATAAATGAGActgcaggtgggtgggtggatcaatGGGCTAATGGGCAGGTAGACTGATGGATGGACAGTTGGAGAGTGAAGACCCCACAGTTGGATGGATGCATAGGTGGGTGGGTGCATcaatgggtgggtggatcactgggcTAATGGGCAGGCAGACTGATGGATGGACAGTTGGAGAGTGAAGACCCCACAGTCGGATGGATGCATAGGTGGGTGGGTGCGTcaatgggtgggtggatcactgggcTAATGGGCAGGCAGACTGATGGATGTGTGGTTGGAGGGTGAGGACTGCACAGGCAGACCAATAGATGGATGTATAGGCAGATGgttgagtggatggatggaggaatgagcaaggcagaaaggaagctacaggcacaggcacacaggtGGGAGCCAGATCCTCCGTACACATCCTGGGAGTAGGTATCACACTTTACTGGGGCTGAGCCAGGTGTTAGACAAAGCCACCGCTCAAGTCCTCTCCCTCAGGCACATCTTGAACTTGGCTGAGAATCTCCCAGCCAAGCTGGTCACCTCCCAGCTGCCACTCTCCTACCCCTGTCCCCAAGCCTTTGCCCAAGACAGAGCCCCCAGCcctggatggatgggtgggtgggtgggtggatggatggatggattaatGGAGGGATAAATGGGtcagtggatggatgggtgtgtgggtggatgagtgaatagatgggggatggatggatggatggtggatggatgggcgGGTAGgtgatggatagatgggtgggtgggtggatggataggtgtGTGAGCAGatgagtgggtgagtggatgggtgaTGGATGGTGGGTGAGTGATGGATGTACGAgtgatggatggataggtgagcGGGTGGATGGGTTGCTGAATGCATGGGtgggtgaatgagtgagtggatggatgagtgggtgatgggtggatggacggtGGGTGATGGATGGtgagggatggatgggtgggtgaatgggcgaaagggtgagtggatggatgagtgggtggcaGGTGGATGGTgagtgatggatggatgggtgaatgggtggatgggtgagtcGATGGATAAGTGGGTGATGGGTGATGGATGGTGAGCGGTGGaggtgggtgaatgggtggatgggtgggtggatgagcgGGTGgcgggtggatggatgggtgaatgggtggatgggtgagtggatggataagtgggtgatgggtgatggatggtgagtggtggaggtgggtgAACGGGTGGATGAGTAGGGGTGGcgggtggatggatggtgggtaGGTGGACGAGTGATGGACATCTGCACCCCTGAGCCCTCTGTTGATGGTGGGTAGGTGGATGAGTGATGGACGTCTGCACCCCTGAGCCCTCTGTTGGAGCCCTTGTGTTAGGAGGTAGTGGGAAGTCATAGGAGACGCTGAGTCCAGGTGGCCCGCCCACACCTGGGCGTTGTACAGACGCCTACACAATCCTACACCACACTCTTCTTCCACAGGCGTTTTTTAGGCACCTCCTGTGTTCCAGGCCCCGTGCTGGGTATGAGGACACAGGCAGGACCAAAGCAAAGTTCCAGGACACGACTGGAAGGCCTCACGTAATGTCAGCGACTGAGGCGGTTCCGCTGGTGAGAAGCATGAATCAGACATGGAGTCAGGGGACAGTGTCAGGAAGGCTGGTGGCCAGGCCAGAAACCCCTGAGCGGGgacagggggaggaggagaggagcagaAGGTACAGGACCGGTGGAGGCCCGGGGCAGGAAGGCGTTTGAGGGGGTCAGCAGAGTCAGGTCATCTGTGCACACCCATTCCCCGCCCGGAGTAGGGCTCATAGACCCCCGACGCCCTCACGCATAGTACCTCAGGTCCTGGTATAGGTTGGGCTCCATTCTGAAcatggcctcctcctcctcagccctgcagagataaagaaaagggtgggagggggcggGAGGGAGTGGCGGGGTGGGGGGTAAAGGGAAAGAGGTGGGCTCAGACTCTGTCGAAACCTCCCAGCCGGGGATCATGACCCCCAGAATGCAAGAAGGGGTGGGCTGCCGGGCTGGTTGTCTCGGGGAGAGGGGCAGGTGCAGGCCCCGGGTCTGGGCTCTGAGACTAGGGGTTCCGAGGAGCAGCAGGGAAATGGGAGACCTTTGGACACCGAGGCTGGTGATGCAGGGACCAGAGACGCTTAGGAAGCTGGGGACGGGGGCAGCGCTTTGGGCAGGGCCGTGGGGGCAGCGGGGTGGGGGCTGGCGCCCACCTGGCTTTGGAGCACCAGACGCGGTTGGCCAGCAGGACCACATAGACGATGAACAGGAAGCCGACCACGGCGGCCAGGCCCACGAGCCACGGCTTCAGGTGACGCTCCGTGGCTGCAGGAGGTCAGGGAGGTTGGACTCAGAGGAAGGACAGGACAGAGGACCCCTATTCCCCCACCACCCtagcaaggagagagagaagggcacTGGGGTGCTCAGACAGAGGGGATCTTGGAAAGGAATGGAGCTTCAGAGATCGGGATGCCGTAGCGGGGTGGGGGGTTTagagaggggacagggtaccttaccagagtgggagggaggctgaggaccCAGAGAGGGGAGGGCCTTGTACACGAAGATGGGTTCTGAGGGGGCGAAGTTTGCAAATTATAAGGGGCGGGGCTTAAACGCaggaggaggctgagtgggaaggACTTATGACAAAGGAGGGCTCAGGGGCGGGGTTTATAAAGGAGGAGGAGCTCGGAGGAGGAGGGGCTTGTGGAGGAGGCGGGGCCATCAGATGGGGAGGGGCTTGTGAAGAAGAGTCTCGGGGGTGGGATTTACAACACAAGCCCTCATGGGAGGGGCTTACAACAGAGGACGGGCTCAGGGAGGAGTTTATAGAGGAGGATGAGTGAGAAGAAGGGGCTTACAAAAGAGGAGGGGGCTCAGATAGGGAAGGGCTTGTGAACTAGGTGAGCTCAGAGGGGGAGGGGCTTATAAAGAAGGAGGAGCTAAGAGGAGAAGGGATGATAAGGGGAGGGTCTCAGAAAGGAGGGGCTTATAAAGGAGGCGGAGGCTCAGAGGGAGGGGCTTATACAGGAGGCGGAGGCTCAGAGGGAGGGGCTTATACAGGAGGCGGAGGCTCAGAGGGAGGGGCTTATAAAGGAGGCGGAGGCTCAGAGGGAGGGGCTTATAAAGGAGGCGGAGGCTCGGGGGGGGGCTTATACAGGAGGCGGAGGCTCAGGGAGAGGGGCTTATAAAAAGAAGGAGCCGGCTGGTCTTCGTGGCTCAcggctgtcatcccagcagtttgtggcagaggagggtggatcacgaggtcaagagatcgggaccatcctggtcaacatggtgaaaccccgtctctactagaaatacaaaaattagggccgggcgcggtggctcaagcctgtaatcccagcactttgggaggccgaggcaggatcacgaggtcaacagatcgagaccatcctggtcaacatggtgaaaccccgtctctactaaaaatacaaaaaattagctgggcgtggtggcgcccgGGGAAACagcaaaattctgtctaaaaaaaaaaaaaaaaaaaaggtggagctCGGGAGGAGCGACTTCTAAAGAAGGTGGAGGATCAGGGGGAGGGGCTTATGAAGAAGGAGGTGCTCAGAGGGGAGTGGCTTATAAAGGAGAGGGTCTCAGTGTCTCAGAGGGGGAGGGGCTTGTAAAGGAGGCGGTGACTCAGGGGAGGGGCTTACTAAAAAGGAGGCGCTCCGAGGGGAGGGAATTATGGGGGGTGGGTCTGGGGGGAGGGACTTATAACGGAGGGGGTATTGTAAAGAAGGAGGAGGTCAGAGGGGAGGGGCTTGTAAAGGGAGATGGTCTCAGAGGGGGAGGGGCTTATAAAGCGAGCGGGTCTGAGGGGGAGGGGCTTATGAGGGAGTGGGTCTCGGGGGAGGGACTTATAACGGAGGGGGTATTGTAAAGGAGGAGGTCAGAGGGGAGGGGCTTATAAAGAGAGATTGTCTCAGAGGGGAGGGGCTTATAAAGGGAGATGGTCTCAGAGGGGAGGGGCTTATAAAGGGAGTGAGTCTGGGGGGAGGGGCTTATAAAGGGAGCGGGTCTGAGGGGGAGGGGCTTATGGGGGTGGGACTTATAACGGaggggagatttttttaaaggaggtcaGAGGGGAGGGGCTTACAGCAGAGGAGGGACTCGGGGAGGGGTTTATAAAGGAGGAGGTGTGAGGAGGCGGGGTTTAGAAAAGAGGGGGTTCAGATGGGGAGGGACTAGTGAGGAGGCGGGAACTCAGAGCGGGCCGAGCTCAGGGGGGTCTCAGCCTGGTGTGCTCAGAAGAGAAGGGCTGGAGAGGGGCGCGGCTCGGGCCCTTACAGAGGAGGGCAGAGCCCAGCGATGGGGAGGCGCCGGGCGGGACTGCAGGGCGCTGAGGAGGGCCTCCAACCcccccttcctcttcttcctgcgCCCTCTCCTCTTTCTCGCCGTGGAAAGTTGGGAGATGGTGACCCCGTGACcaactcccccaccccaccacgcCCGCTCCCGCCCCCGTGCACCTACTCTGCTGGGCCTCTGCcggggagaggagcagaaactCCAGCACCAGAAGGGACCCCAGGATCTCCATGACGGTCGAGCGAGCCATCAGCCAGCCAGCGGCGTCCCGGGTCGGCCTCCACAGGTTTGGTGTGGGCGAGGCCCTGCCGCCCCGAGATAAGGCGCGGGCGGTCCGGGGCGGGGGATGCCAGAGACCGGGAGCGGGGCCCGCCCCTGGCACCACCTGGTTGGGCATCCTGCCCTCCCCTGCCAGCTCCTGCCCCATCGCTCCCCCTCCGGGAGGCCAGACTCTAGACCTGTGTAACAATTAACTGGGGGAGTCCCTCCTCCCTGAACCCTGCCCTGGGGACCGTCAGGCTCAGGGCCACCCCCTCGCGATCCCTGCTGCAGGGGCTGAGCTGAGACGGCTCCCACATCCCAGCCCGGCCCAGGCCCCCTGCCACTGTGTGCACAGGGGAAACTCACAAATATGGCTGGAATATGTTAAGAAGGGTGGGCttcccgggcgcggtggctcacgcctataatcccagcactttgggaggctgaggcgggtggatcacgaggtcaatagatcgagactatcctggtcaacatggtgaaaccccgtctctactaaaaatacaaaaattagccgggcatggtggcgcgtgcctgtaatcccagctacgcgggagactgaggcaggagaattgcctggacccaggacgtggaggttgcggtgagccgagatcgtgccattgcactccagcctgggtaacaagagagaaactccgtctcaaaaaaaaaaaagaagggtgggccgggcgtggtggctcacacctgtaatcccagcacattgagaggccaaagcagaaggatccttgaacccaggagttccagaccagctgggGCAAATTAGTGAagccccatcactacaaaaatacaaaaattagccaggcttggcaggagcctgcagtctcagctactagggggtgctgaggtgggaggatcagttgaacccgggagtttgaggctgccacCCGCTATggtcacaccagcctgggtgacagagggacaccctgtctcaaaagaaattttaacaatagaaataaaggccgggcgcggtggctcacgcctgtaatcccagcactttgggagatcgagaccatccttgtcaacatggtgaaaccccatctctactaaaaatacaaaaaattagccgggcatggtggcgcctgcctgtaatcccagctactcgggaggctgaggcaggagaattgcctgaacccaggaggcggaggttgcggtgagccgagatcgcgccattgaactccagcctgggtaacaagagcgaaactccatctcaaaaaaagaaaagaaaagaaagaaataaaaagagttaCCAAGGCCCAGTACGGTgcactcctgtcatcccagccctctgagaggtcaaggcggaagaatcgcttgaggccaggagttctagaccagtctccCCGCgccccccatctctaaaataaaaaataaaaaactgggaggctgaggcaagagaaccgcttgaaccagggaggcagagtttgcggtaagcagagatcacaccactgcactccagcctgggcgacagagcaaggctcggtctcaaaaaaataaaataggccgggtgagtggctcacgcctgtaatcccagcacgttgggaggccaaggcgggcagatcacaaggtcaggagttcaagaccagcctggccaagatggggaaatcctgtctctactaaaaatacaaaaattagccaggtgtggtggcgtgcatctgtagtcccagctactcgggaggctgaggcacggaattccttgaacccgggaggcagaggctgcaatgagccgagagttcaccactacactccagcctgggcaacagagtgagactccatctcaaaaaaataaaaacatataaataaataaagaacttagctgggcacggtggcctgcacctgtagtcccagccatggtgacaggatcacttgagtccaggagtgtgaggctgcagcgagctacgatcgcaccaccacactccagcctgggcaacagagcaagaccctgtctctaaaaacaaaagaaatttgagTCAACTTTTTTTGCTCCGGGCTCGGCCGACTCATACAGGGCACTTCCTTAACACCCtgtgaaatgtggctagtctcaTTGTGCACAGCCCGGGAGAGTGAAGGTCACGAAGCGGGTCTGATCTGGGATTTGAAGCCAGGTCCGCCTCACCCCCAGCTTATCCTGCCTCGCCCAGGGTCTTGGCTTCTGGGGACCCGCAAGCAGCCACAGGAGCACACAGGGGCAGGAAAGGTGTGCAGAAACCACATGCCCGTGGTCCACCTGCAAACCCTGCGGCTCTCACGTGGGGGTGCCCCGAGGGCTGATGACTGATGACTCAGGGTCCAGGCTCTCCTGTCCTCAACCTTGGTCCCTAGGCTGATTAGATAGAGGGCCCTGCCCGGGCGAAGGGGAGCCCCGCCCCAGCTGATACGGGAGCAGCCACGGTCCAGGCGAGTGGCAGGAAGACCCAGCTTCATCGCAGGGGTGTTTGTGGAGCACCTGCTGCGCCGCTGGCACTTCCTCTCTTCCAGAGGCCTGCGGATGACTGCTGAGGCCACTCAGCAGGACAGAGCTTACACATCCCAGCCCCAGGACGGCCACAGGTCTGCTTGAGCCAGCCAGGCAGGCATCTATTAAACTCCTACTGTGTACCCCATCTTCTGCAAGGCTTGGAAGGGAAGGAGGCCTCGGTGCTGTCTGGGAGCTCCTGGTCAGGACCATGCCCCAGAGACAGGCAGACCCAGCAGCCAAGGTGCGGGCTGGAGAAGATTTGGAGGGAGGGGAGCCCAGCGAAGGGGACAGGGTGGGACCCGCCTCAGAGATCCTGCCCTCCAAAGTCAGTAGTTGCCGGGGCATTTTCTGAGAAAAGGGCTCTGTGCTCTAAGACCTCGGCGAAGCCAGTTCACCGCTGCGTGCcgcagtttccccatctgttaagTGGGGGTAATCAGTCCTAGcttggaggattaaatgagataatgcataggGAAAGCCTGCCCCACACAGCAGCAGGTGCGCGCTAAGCACTAGGTAAGGCTGGAGGTAATATCAATGTTTTCAATCACCCTGGTCTTCCTGGTTCACAGTTTGCTGACAGCTCGGCTGAGGCTGAGCCGGGCAGTCTCTGAAGAGTGTGAAAGTCGCCAGCGTCCAACCCCCGGAACCTGCCGGCTGGGAAGGAGAAAGCCATCCGCTGCGACCAGGCAGCTCGGGGCTGGCAGAAAGGGCATGTTCTGTCCGCATGACCGCCAAAGTGTCCAGAACCCGGGTCCAGGATTCAAGTTCACATCAGATTCCAGAAGGAGCTTCGGGACGGGGCGTCCTTGAAGGCAACGGAGGGACGGTGGGGCTCCGGGGGAGGCGGGGGTTCGGAGGGGGCCCCCTCGCCACCCCTGACAGTGTCCTCCTCCCCCTGCCAGGCCAGGGCCAGCTGCAGGTCCAGCCCCTCCAAGTCCTCGCCGGTCAGGCTGGGGCGCAGCTCCCGGGGGGCAGCCTCCTGGTCGGGCTTCGGGCCGAATGCCCAGTCTGAGGCAAGGGAGCTGGTGAGGCAACTCCACCCTTCTCTGTCCCCTCCCCGGCTAAGAGAAGCCCTTGGATCCCCGACCACCCACCCGGGGTGGCCCAGCATCCGCCAGGCCAGGTTTCGGTGGGGGCAGCTCACCGGCCAGGTCGTGGGCGAGGTCTTTGATGAGGTGCCCGACGATGGCGTAGGCGACGGCCAGCACGATCAGCGCGGCCAGCAGCAGGTACAGCACGTACCTGGGCAGGCGGATGGTGTCCAGGGGCGGCGGCCGGTACTCCTCGTACAGCGGAGGGGACGGGCTCCAGCCCTCGGCCTCCTCCCCGGCCGCCAGCCCTGGCATGGTGTCCGCCCGGCACCGGGGAGGCCCGGAGGTGACCCACACAGCGGAAGTATTAAGGGGCTTTGAGCTAAGAGGATTGGGCGGCCGCCCCACGGCCACCATCTGCCTGGGTTAACCACACTGCCAATCACTTCCGCCCACCGGCAGCCTACCTGCTCAGCTCCAGCCAGGACTCTGCCACCTGGAATGCCCTGCCCAGATTTCCTCACGGCCGGTTCGCTCTCttcattcatcttttttcttattcttctttttattgttattttttgagatggagtcttgctctgtcgtccaggctggagtgcaatggcgcagtctcggctcactgcaacctctgcctccctggttcaagtgattctcgtgcttcagcctgctgagtagctgggactacaggcatgtgccaccacacccggctaatatttgtatttttagtagagccagggtttcagtatgttggccaggctggtctcgaactcctgaccccataatctgcccgcctaggcctcccaaagtgctagaattacatgcatgagccactgtgccaagactttattactttattatttattttaatttttttagatggattttcactcttgtcacccaggctagagtgcaatagcaagatcttagctcattgcaacctccacctcccaggttcaaatgattctcttgcctcagcctcctgagtagctgggattacagatgcctgccaccatgcctggctaatattatTCTTTGTGACAGAGTCTGTCTCCCTGagtgctagagtgcagtggtaagatcatagctcactgcaccctcaacctcccgggctcaagcaatcctcccgccccagcctctggagcagcAAAGATTACAGGTCCTCCCCACCGTGCTTGGCTCTTCATCCATTCATGGAATATGTATTGAGCAGTGACTGTAGCTGGACACTCTCTCAGGTGCTGGGACACAGCTATGAATAAGAAAGAccaggccgggcactgtggctcatgcctataatcccagcactttgggaggccgaggagggcggatcacctgaggtcaggagttcgagaccagtctggccaacatggtgaaaccccttctctactaaaaatacaaaaagtagccagatgtggtggcgggcacctgtaatctcagctacttggaaagctgaggcaggaaggagaatcacttgaacccaagaggcaaaggttgcagtgagccgagatcacacaattgcgctccagcctcagcaacagagcaggactccatctcaaaaaaaaaaaaaaaatagggttgCCAAGGCAtcactgaggaggtgacatttgaacaaagACCTGGAAGAAGGGAACCAGCCATGGAAGAGCCAGAGGAAAGAAAGTTCCAAGCAGAGGGCATAGCCTGTgccaaggccctggggcaggactacgcctggcatggtggcggaaCAGTGAGGTCCTGCAGGGCCATGTAGACCGTGAGGAAGACTTGGGCTTAGACCCTAAGGGAGGTGGGAGCCATGGAGGGTTGTGGGCAGAGGAGGGACAGGTCCTGACCTAGGTGCTCACAGGTGGCCCCTGGTAGCTGCTTTGCGGGGACAGACTGGAATGAGGTGGAGGGCACTGAGCTGGTCCCAGTGGGAGAAAAGCGGGCAGATTTgggatttacttttatttctatttatttattttgagatggagtctcactctgttgcccaggctggggtgcagtggcataatctcggctcactgcaatctccgcctcccaggttcaagcgattctccagactcagcctcccaagtagctgggactacaggcgtgtgccaccgcatctggctaattttttttgtatgtttagtagagacggggtttcaccatgttggccaggctggtcttgatctcctgacctcagatgatccacccgcctccgcctcccgacctcctgactccaggtgatctgcccctgtcagcctcccaaagtgctgggattaccggcgtgagccaccgcacccagccattctttttatttttttgagacagggtcttgttctgtcacccaggctggagtgcagtggtgggatcttggctcactgcatccttgactgCCCAGGctcagccatcctcctgcctcagcctcccaagtagctggggctacagctcCGTGCCACCATACCTACCTAATTTTCTGAGTGTATTTTtacagaaacagggtctcactcggtttcccaggctgctcttttttaagtcctgggctccagcgatcctcctgcctcagcctcacgaagtgctgggattacaggcatgtgtgccaccacacctggccttgggatagatttttcttttcttttctttctttttttttttttttgaggtggagtctcactctgtcacccacccaggctggagtgcagtggcacaatctgggctcactgcaaccttcgccttcccagttcaagcgattctcctgcctcagcctcctgagtagctgggactacaggagcacgccaccacgtccagctaatttttgcacttttaatagagacagggtttcaccacgttggtcaggctggtctcctgacctcgtgatccacctgcctcggcttctcaaagtgctggattacaggggtgtgtgctactgcacctggccttgggatagatttttccttttttttctttttgagatggagtttcactcttgttgcccaggctgcagtgcaatggcacaatctcggctcatcacaacctctacctcccatgttcaagcgattctcctgcctcagcctaccgagtagctgggattacaggcacgcaccaccatgcccagctaattttgtatttttttagtagagaaggggtttctccatgttggttaggctggtcgaacttccgacctcaggtgatccgcccgccttggcctcccacggtgctgggattacaggcgtgagccaccatgcctggctgggatAGATTTTTCATTGACCAAACCTGTGTTTTTAGACTGCCTGGGATGGCGGTGTCCCCATTTGCTGAGTTAGGAATACCGCAGAGGAGAAACCCAGAGAGAAACACAAGAAATTCCAAGCAGCCGGGGCCCGGGGAGCCAGGACAAGGCAGTATCAGGTGGTGGTGAGGGAGacgggttcaaatcccagctctgcccgtCACAGCACAACCTCTGCTCTCCGGGGTTCTCTGAGCTTCTTTCTACAACAGGGTTGGTAAAATTTCCTGGGGTGTTGGGAGGAGGAAATGCAATGATGTGTATAAGTGTGAgacttggctgggctcagtggctcacgcctgtaatcccaacactttgggaggccagggcaggtggatcacgaggttaggagttcgagaccagcctggccacaatggtaaaaccccgtctctactaaaatacaaaaattagccaggcactggggtgggtgcctgtaataccagctactcatgaggctgaggcaggagaatcgcttgaacctgagaggcagggattgcagtgagcggagatcgagccactgcattccagcctggatgacagagtaagactgtatCAACAATAGCAGCCAAAATAAAAGCGTGAGcctggcggggcgcggtggctcatgcctacaatcccagcactttgggaggccgaggccaggtggatcacgaggtcaagagat encodes:
- the SMIM24 gene encoding small integral membrane protein 24, coding for MARSTVMEILGSLLVLEFLLLSPAEAQQTTERHLKPWLVGLAAVVGFLFIVYVVLLANRVWCSKARAEEEEAMFRMEPNLYQDLSEDKREKKHAQGKEEERKEEKKAAKEGESNLGLELEEKEPQDHERAKNTAM
- the SMIM44 gene encoding small integral membrane protein 44, with protein sequence MPGLAAGEEAEGWSPSPPLYEEYRPPPLDTIRLPRYVLYLLLAALIVLAVAYAIVGHLIKDLAHDLADWAFGPKPDQEAAPRELRPSLTGEDLEGLDLQLALAWQGEEDTVRGGEGAPSEPPPPPEPHRPSVAFKDAPSRSSFWNLM